In Arachis stenosperma cultivar V10309 chromosome 1, arast.V10309.gnm1.PFL2, whole genome shotgun sequence, one DNA window encodes the following:
- the LOC130939285 gene encoding uncharacterized protein LOC130939285, with protein sequence MEVEDDWDLTAEELDSLERDAFQKIAQLRDSSTPPSSQQFNQHQHSTIFQTTFCQPFPTLPTKPHFGFPSSKVDALPQGKNEPSKELPKFSVKLFLHSSGHVAAKFQYDQGLCL encoded by the exons ATGGAGGTAGAGGATGACTGGGACTTGACCGCAGAAGAACTCGATTCTCTTGAACGCGATGCTTTCCAGAAAATTGCTCAACTTCGCGACTCTTCTACCCCTCCTTCTTCTCAACAATTCAATCAGCACCAACACAGCACCATTTTCCAAACCACCTTCTGCCAACCATTCCCAACCCTTCCCACCAAACCCCATTTCGGATTCCCGTCCTCAAAG GTGGACGCTTTGCCTCAAGGGAAAA ATGAGCCTTCTAAAGAACTGCCGAAGTTTTCTGTCAAACTTTTTCTTCATTCCAGTGGGCATGTTGCAGCGAAATTCCAATATGACCAG GGGCTATGTCTTTGA